ttattcaatttcattaaatccttagaatttcagtttaacaatttctaataaaaattcattacttggGTTAGGGGCCTCGAAATTTGATTCCAGGCATATgaccaggtcccatattttcctacggaccctccgagaccgtcaaaacaCAAGTCCGGTTCCATTTACtcgaaatgttgaccaaagtcaaacttagtattttaagaaaatcttagggaatcaagtgtgcctatttcaacccaaactcttccaaatcccgaaccaaccattctCGCAGGTCATAAATTAGTTAAACCAAGcacgggaagtcttatttaggggaacagggtctgtcgtgccccctttttttccctccgcggagagaggtccgggtttcgacatttcatggggtgtgataactcatttccttttgggaaattgggtatttgaagagtcgccacctaacggattacggtGCATTAgagcacctagagtgattaactcttggattagtttgcattactagagattagggtaagggctcgaaatgacctcgagggaaaggtattaggcacccctcttggtccacaactgtgggtcccgaccgaacttatagtCACGAATTAGTCCAAATAAGTActtgaaacaaataattacaaataaggcATGTTTATATGAGTCAAATAAGACAGAAGTTCTTGACAAGTTGTATAAGACAAAGTCTTACACAAAAAAAGAATTTCGGGAAGGAGGAGTTCTAGGTTGATCAACCTATAACATCatcccacacaatgtccggtaaacactcctcaatgaggggctacacgtgacattagcatgtagtcatcatatcccatatctacccttcccatccccttagtggtcattcaAAATGAGTGTTGGCCAGCGAcctctattgcgtgctgttacccatcccttcttaatggtcctggagggatttaggacctctacctataggtggttctagacagacccctaaggttttaaaggtgaaaatactaaggcgacatgcaaaacaattaggactttagcacataagataaaagggagcaattagaggatcaaagtttcctcctcaaacaaggcacataaacagcacgactcaagcacaaataagggccttttgttaaacagtatcctaaggcatgatatctaagtgaatatacAGAAGCCAGGCAGTTTgctttataaactcagaagtaatgaccctatcagttgcctactgattttaaagctTGTTTAAACTAGAACAACATTAAGCCACAAGAACAGTTTTAGAATTGCAAGTTTTGAAAAcaccctacaggcttgcctatacgcAGAATACTGATGactatattttgtatagtgaaaCAAGGTAGGTTTTGAAACAGACTCTTTAATCCCTAGAGACATGATGTCTAGTAACAAATTAAGGTAGTTTTTAAAAAGAACTCATTTCAGGGAAATATAAACCACTTAATTAAACTAGTTCAGAAGTGAACTAAAATACAGATTgggttgatttatttaaactagTTTAGATCTATAGACAGAATTCTGGTGtcattccctataggcatgatatctaattgtttaacactgattttagaagcttgcaAGCATGAACACatgtaaacacttgttataacataatttggattgaattatatcctataggcatgtcatctacttgtaaagctgattttaagacttgtaaacatgatttctgTTATGTCATCaattgagtcctataggcatggtttctacttatAAAGGCAAATACATCAAattgtaaagtcctataggcatgatttctacttatAAAGGCAAACACAATAAattgtaaagtcctataggcatggttcctacccgtattaccccataaacatataactacccaccctttcattagttaccccaatattcgtttacaaattattacagaccatatgaatgaattacataagtaaataagggAATAaaaagttattctatagggagcctatagataggcccagatttccaaagcctccaatagcctcaagtgcctcaattccatagacaatgtcatagtctaggtgcatcaaagttccctaaggatctcaaggatcccgggcagtgcttacacctagacttggtaaccaaaattgaataagtgcaatgtggaagggtcagcttcagtatgccagagttcagagggttctcaagaggatcccaatgcagtacacatactggagagggcagaacttattgacttaggagtaaaGTGAAAGTTtgcttgacacaagttgaaaggttttagtgggaaaactgtattaaaaggaagtttgtttgaaataatttagtaaaataataGAGACAGTTTGAAAATATAGTGGAGTAGTaaacaacagtccaaacacaacacccttaagacaggttcatacacagccaagggtcacagaaccaaagcaagttCAGTAGTCATAAACAGcggtcaagggatttggggatacatagaacacatgattgtaaacacataacaagCAAAGGTCTTAGGAATTGGTACAAGCATGCTTAGACACAACTGATCAGACATAGTCACAGAACTAGCAATTCTTAAGGGGGTTCAGTATAAGATCCACATGATTCAATCCCAGAACCATACTAGTTAGGAGTGCAGACTACTTAGAGGGGGTAACATGCTCATACATATTCTAAGGAAGAGGAGTTCACAACATGCTAATCATGCAAGCATATTAACTGCaggtttcacaacaaaaccataagtaaaagcaaactagaaacatgatgaactgaagcaataaaagaaccatattgtTTTTGGAACTTGAACTGAAATTAGAACATATCAGTAAAGAAGACAGTAGGCAAGAGTGAAAGAGTAggagagcacaatagttagccCTTCGCTTGTAGCCAGCTAACTCAtaatagtagcaagtagcacaaaagagagagagagcagaaaatttaagtgtgtgagagagagcttttgaaccaaAGTGTTTGTGTCCTTGTGTTAATgagagtgtgtgtatatatagtagtttgaaattagataaaaatatGTAAGTTtcatagtagcatagtaattatggaacttaGAATTAATTAGAGTAAAATCATGACAAGTactccttaagttaagggaattaattCAAACAGTAAGAACAAGTAgcatataaggaaagaaatcagtgtatgactaataaggaaagaatcaaatccagtaagtatagggtaaacaattagggctaagttcagaaaaactctaattaaggaaatagttcagtaagaataaagtaccacagcAGACAAGGTAGGCGAATCAGTTAATTTGAATAGAAAAGGTAAAACTTGAgggtttaaaggaaggtctttCAATCAAACCCCAAAAATAGGGAACCCCGAATCAATCAAAGAAGGAGTCATGATTCAAtattcaacatataaatagagtaatatAGGAATAACCAATCATAGCAAACATGCaggttaaacagtatcgatagaaagaggcaagtctggacaatcaagatgaatataatcacatagaggtgatataagttaggcataagaaactcagtagaaacacaTTCGAAGTGAAATAGTCATAGAAACTCAAACAAGAGCAAGATAGTCACAAAATCAAACGAAAAaccctagaaaattagggctttcaacataggcaagttgaagaggtagtaaaCTCACAGAATCAGTCGAAGTATGcgaaaaatagaagtttaaacataaaaaatCAGTTTAAATAAAGTTtcagaagaagttccgaaaaccctaattttagaagaagataAAAACTCTTGAAATCACATGGTTCTTGTAAAGATTTacaaggatagtgtaaaacatcaaaAAAGCAAACTCAAATCGTTTTAAAatcgtacagatctaggagatgtaggcagaaattagggtttcaaaagaaacccaaatagagatgaaagaacctgtctagaatcccaaggatcgtaatAAATACAACacgattttgctcgaaatcacactgaagtagccaagaacagactaGTGACGAACCCTAGAAGCAAGTCGGCGTGGCCCTGGGCCCTtaaagaccttagagaaggcaagcaggcaatagaggagccattggaggcttaggagttgaaaGGAGATCACCAGAGAAGATCAGAGAAGAAGGTTGGCGGCTGAaggagctagggttaggttgagtggttgagagaggagaggagaggagatgagagaatacagatgTGGCGGTCTCTGAATAAtgaactagggttaggggtcgtttggaattaaaaatggtaagggctAATACGGGTCGTTGATCTCTTAGATCAACCGCCATGATTCAATTGATACTGGTTCGGGTAggcgggtttagggtttgggtcgggtagtttagtatgaaattgggctggggatgggtttaatttgggctaaaattgaaatgcaaatctagctatattttaaatagccaatttttccctatataatttacaataaataatagataatttctgaaaaataattttgtatactaaaatgatttaaaatatatatttaacattttaaaaatatataaggtcaattttatgcatataaacgtaattatacattaataaggctaatgttgcaattatatgcaatttagctttaaaaatacagaATGCAATTattaaaatgcataaaaatattttaaccatattttggcataaacatagaaattaaatgactaaatcaccccaaaaataatttgagggataattattggggattttatgagtaaaagggaaggaaataaatcaatttaaatccttaaaattatgggaaaaattataaaaaccttgtgcatgcttatatatatatatatatgtatctgcTATTGTAAAGGTATTTattcatataaaaaatataggaaaaaattgagtatcaacagggTCTTAAAAAGCAACACGACTAGTCAGGTCGTTACACTGATGATGCCAAAACTTCTAATGAACCTTCTGTAATAGCCTGATAATCCCAATAACCCTCTCAAATGTTTAAGGGTAGTAGGAATGGGCCAATTCTGTATAGACATGATCTTCTGAGGGTCTGTAGAGACACATTCAGCAGTAATGAAATGCCCAAGGTATTCAATCCTTTGAACTCCAAAAAAACACTTGCTTATCTTAGCAAATAACTGTTGCCTCCTCATTTCTTCAAATACCAGTTGTAAGTGTTGTAGATGATCTTGTATACACTTGCGgtatatcaagatatcatcaaagAAAACCAGAACAAACTTCCTCAAAAACTGATAGAATACAGAATTCATAAAATCTTGGAAGGTAGCTGGTGCATTAGATAAGCCAAAGGGCATAACAAGGTACTCATAATGACTTGAATGAGTCCTAAAAGTTTTCTTAGGAATGTCATCAACAACCATTCTTAGCTAATGATAGCCTGATCTGAGATTTATCTTAGAAAAAACCGCCGAACCTCCCAATTCATCCAACAGATCTTCTACAATAGGAATTAGGAATTTGTTCTTGATAGTCTGTTTGTATAGATCCCTGTAATCTACATACAACCTCTAAGTACCATCTTTCTTTCCTACCAAAATTATAGGAGAAGCAAAGGGACTGCTACTAGGCTGAATTATGCCTTGATCCAACATTTGTTTCACCAGACCTTCAATAATATCCATCTTTACTGCAGGATATCTGTAAGGTCTTTTGTTTATATGTTCTATTCCATTTTGAAGGATAATCTGGTGATCAAATATCCCCTAGATGGTGGTAATACAGTAGGTTTAACAAACAAATCCTTATACTTTTCTAGCAATGCTGTCAAATCAGGATTATTGCTACAATTTCAATACTAGTCTCCAAAGAATACCACTGCATACTTATATCTTCTACACATGGAATAACCTGAATCATTGCAAGTTGAGGCTGATTACCTGACAACTTAGCTATCTTTCCAACATTGACAGACTTGATTTGATTCTCCGCACCTCTGAGCACATGCTTTATTTTCTTGTAGAAGAACTCCATAGTAAGCTTCttgaaattcatcttgatatCTCCAAGAGTAACCAGCCATTCTATACCTAATACCACATCATAGTTTGCCAGAGGTAATAACATGAAGTTGGCTTCAAACTCAGCACCCTGCAATAGCCAAGACAATCTGCAAACCTTATCTACCTTCATGCCACTACCATTTGCAGCAGCCACTATCTGAGAGCAGGTAGTTGTTGCAGGACACCTTAGCTGTTTTACTAAACCAGAATTGATGAAGTTGTGTGTACTCCCGGTATCTATAAGAATGAGCAGAGGTTTCTTGGCATTATAGCCAGTAGCTCTCAAGCATTTGAACCCCATAGATCCATTCAATACATGAACTGAGATCTCCATATGTTCTGTTTGTTCAGCCAATTCCACTATCTGTTCTGAATCCTCAAAACTCTCAGCATCTTCAGAGTACTTAAGACTCTGCAATTCTTCAACTTCTAATGCATAAACCTGCTTAAGGTTCTTGCATTTGTGACCTGGTACATATTTCTCATTGCAGAAATAACACAATTCTTTGGCCCCTTTTTAATTGGCTTCTTTAACACTTAGCCTTCTTCTGTTGAATCCTCTACTATAGTTTGGTTGTGGATGCTTCTTGGGAGCAGGTAAGGCCAGTAATGGCTTGTTCTGGAATCTTTGATCCACATTCCTTTTAAAATTGGTAGTTTGAGCTGAAAGTAATGATATTCTTTGCACGATCTCCTTTGACTGAGCATCTATATAGGCTTCTTGCATCCTGGTTGCCTTGAGTACTTGAGCAAGTGATCTGGGATTAGTCATTTTCACAACTATGTTAAGCTGCTCTTTCAGTCCTCCTACGAAACAACTGATTGCATTTTCCTGTGATAAGTTCACCCTTGTAAGACTCCTTTCAAAAGCTGTCTTATATTCCTTCACATTACCAGTTTGAACAATCTTTTTCAATTCCTCCATATGATCATCATAATTCTCCCCAAATTTTTTAGTAAGAGCCAGAGCATACTCGGTCCACGTAGGTGGTTCAGTGTAACTCTTATACTTCATAAAGGCCTGATGCCACTCCATAGCTTCACTTTCTAAATGCAGAGAAGCCACCATAACTCTTTCCTGAGCTGGTACTCGATCGATTTGAAAGAACTGTTCCGCCTTGAACAACCATGATCTCAAATTATTTCCAAAAATCTAGGAAATGAAATCTGAGTATATTTGAAATACTGCCTACCATCTGTTTGATTTCCTTCCTCCTCAACATGATACTTCTCAGATGAATCCTTGCTGTTAGATCTAGATTTAGATCCACTAGGGCCAATTGCTTCATCTTCATTCCTTTTCGTAGAGTTCAACATTTGTTCTTTCAATTCATCTACTGCCTGATCCAAGCCCTTCAAGTGAGCAACTTCACCAGCTAAAGAGCCTACTGTTGAAATCAACTGCTGCATCAATTCTCTGTGATCACCCAGTTCTACCACTGAATTTTCAACAGATTTACTACCCTTCATCATTTTTTATATCCGAGAAtcaactgctctgataccaatgttATTCAAAATGCAGGGATTAAGAGTCATTCGAGGTTTGAATATAGCCACTAGGAGCTGAAACAGAGAAAGCTCGAAGCTCGGCTATAGTAATGAAGAAGAAAGAGAGTGTTGTAGAAAGAATTGTAAAGAGAGAGTGTTGTAGAAAGAACTGTAATTCTTATTATGATTTCTAAAATGTAATACAATCCCAATATATAATGAATTAAGCTGTGACGAGAGATTCTCTTTTAACAACTTCTCAACTAACTCAAGTAACTCTAACTAACTTTTGGCTCCTAACTAACTTACAGAGTTGATCACTAACTATCCTAACTGTCACTCTTCTTTATTTAAACCAGCTCACTTATAGTAATTGCATCACTAATTACAATTTGTATAACATGATTCCTCCGCCCCTATTGTCCGTGCCGCAGTAATTTAATATTCCTCCATTTTCTTTGACACCCCTGCCACTCTTGGTTAGCCCCCTTCTACTTCATCCATTTATCTATTTTCTTGCATAGTATATTGCTATGTCATTTGTGTTGACGGAAGATCTTGGGGTTAGATAATCTTGACAACAAGGTGTTTGTTGTAAGTACTCTTAGACAGTAAGCAGATTCAATTCAGTTAAATTGTTGAAATTACTTGTAGTCCATCCTTCGATTGATCACTATTTCTGTCAAAGTGTATGTGTTCTTGAAAGATAAGAGATTATTGCATTGCTAGGGGTTAGGGCTGTTAACAATTtctttttcttcccctttttctatgagcattttcaatttttttgctttcttttgtatTTTCTAATGATGCAGTTCGAACCTTATTGGTGAATACAGCTGCTTAGATAAGTCTTGTTGCTTTTGAACTACTATAAGTTTTTTGAGTGTTTTGGATATGAAGGtctgtctttttctttttcaaacaaACCATAAAAAGAACTATAAGAAGTTCTTCTCTTTGAGATAGCCAATGAATTCAGCCTCTAAGGCGTTGGTCATAATGTAGGCGAGACTGGAGAGGACCGATCTAATTGGATAGCAAGGATCAAGATAATTTGTGATATTATGGTTTAGATTGTGATTTCTTAGCAATTGGATTATTTTAAAATAACATTTTGATAATTTTTTATGCTTAAAATGTGCAACTTTTTTCTAAACCAAAAACCTTGAGATCAATGAAGAGAAAAATGATTTGTCTTTGGGTTGAGACGGTGTCActttgatttattttcttccGTCTTAAGTAGTTGGATATTATCATTAAAGGTTGTGGCGGGATAAATAGAATTTATGCATAGTTAATCAGAGATCTCGAATTTAAGTCCTAGAATATAAAATCTTGGTAGAGGCACTTTCTCCTTGAATGAGCCTTACGCAATATGAATCCAAATTAATCGGATTTCAATGCAGGTATCAAATATCGGATGAGAAACCTAAAAATAAAAGATCCTCTAAAAGAGTAGTTGGATACTCAATATGCCCAAGTCTAACGGACTTTGAGAGGCTGGGCTATATCATAGGATGTGACAAAGGCATTGGGTTAGTGAGAAAGGCAGTATATCATAGGATGTGAAGTAGGCGTACTTCACGAGTTTGAATCCTCACAGGTACTAAAGCGCACTTAAAGCGGGTCTTAGTTAAGAATGccacaaatgaagaaaaaaatGTAGTTACACATATAATGCAAGAAAATAAGCTATATATTTAGACAATTATTATATAGACAAAATATTGAGCAGAGAAAACTACATGAACTAAAGAAAAACCTTGTGCATCAAGttcatttttttaatttctcATTTAGATGCAGATGTATGGTTGTACAGTAAGTTTTATCAAGtagttttttctaatttcttaTTCCTAGTAAGTAGAAAATTCATTCATAGCACTTCCTTAAATTGCTTCGCCAACTATATTTGTTGTTTAGTACTGTCATCCTTTAGCTTGAGCGAAGACAAAGGCAGACATCTCTTTTTTGGAGTTTTCTGCTTCATGAGCTGGAGTTTTGGACTCCTCAAGATCGATCACATGACGATGGGCGCAATGCCTTGACACCTCAGTGCAGGGCACTGAAGTACCTTCTAATAAGACGAGGCATCCAACTTGCATGCACTTTTAAGCAAAGGCTTTAATAACATGCACACTAACATCGGGACCGTCTCATTCCCCTCCTAAAACCTAAATTCCTTTCCACTGCCAAATTGCTGGTACAGAATAACATACAGTTGAACCAAAAAGAATTTCAGAATACATCTTTAACCAAATGAAGGATAAGGTTTAATATGTGTTTTAGTTTATGGTCTTCAATCTTCGTTCTGACCTTTTCCAATTCATCTTCACCATTATCCATTCACCTGTATGCACCAACAGAATGACATATCAGAAATGATGCTATCATCTCTGTGAATGATAAAAATGGAATATCGCAACGTTGAAAACATCATGGAATTGATCCcctggaaaaaagaagaagaggaattgTATGTAAGGAAGAGCACTTGGCACCATGATCTTCCCTTCTTAGTGGATGATACTGCAGGTAAGAGCAACTGAGTTTTCCTTCTGATAAAGTGATGGTAGATACGGCATCTATTCAATTAAGGCAAGGGATCACAAAGGCCATGAGAACCTATTCAGCAACTTGCTTATAAATCGTTTTAATACATAGAATATCTTTTACTTCCAAAGCATGCATGTCTTCAATATCTGGTAAAATTCTCCCCTGCTGTCTCAGCTCCTTGCATCTGTATGCCACTTAATCATTGGACACACTAGCCGCAAAAAAGGTCGTAGGAAACTTGGATGAGATCTGACAGTGTTTTTCTCACCTTCAATATGGGGAAGGAAAGAAGAATGGAGCAAGGAGTTCAAAACTTTAGTTTTAGGATTTGAAGATTTCCATTGTGTCGTATTAAATGTGTGTCCTTAATCAAAGAAAAGAGCTTCTGATTTGGGTGCTCATGTCATATTTCTTTCAAAGTTTTCCGGTTAATGGTGCTTTACTTTGATTTTCTCCTTCAAAAGTTCAATTATATTCAACTATTTTTTGCTTTACCATGTGGTTCTCTTGATTTAGGATCAAATATACCTAATTGGTTATGAGTAGAGTCTTTGACTTATCCATTATAATGCAAGGTTGAATTACATATTATTTAATAGTTGCTATCAGGGAAAAGTATGACAGTTCAAAGTTAGAATGTTGTTAGGAGTGTGCCTATCCTCAATCAATCATGTCTTGGTCAGTCAAGTCAAATTATAAATTTTTGCCTTCTTCACTCTCTGTATTTTGCACATGAAAAGCAAAGGTTTTGTTCTAGTGCATGGAACAGAAAGGAGGCAAAGACATCTAGTTTTTTCCTGAAATTCTGTTTGGTGCCTTCTGCATTTAGGGAGCTAGTATTTCATCTAGAAGTTTTCTGGTTTTGTTGAAACTCTTGAAGTGGGGTAGTTATTGCTTAACATTTTTGCAGATAAGGCAGAGATGCTGCTCTTTCACGCGGCTGGTCATGATGCTCAGCTGGTGGTGTTTCCTGAAGCATTTATCGGTGGTTATCCACGTGGATCAACTTTTGGTGTCTCAATTGGGAATCAAACAAACAAGGGGAAGGAAGATTTTCGAAAATATCATGCTTCTGCGATTGATGTGCCATGTCAGAAACTCTTTGATTTCCTGACCAATTAACTCTCTACCATGAAATAAGCACCATTAAATTTTTCACTCGTGG
The Nicotiana sylvestris chromosome 11, ASM39365v2, whole genome shotgun sequence DNA segment above includes these coding regions:
- the LOC138881562 gene encoding uncharacterized protein; this encodes MVASLHLESEAMEWHQAFMKYKSYTEPPTWTEYALALTKKFGENYDDHMEELKKIVQTGNVKEYKTAFERSLTRVNLSQENAISCFVGGLKEQLNIVVKMTNPRSLAQVLKATRMQEAYIDAQSKEIVQRISLLSAQTTNFKRNVDQRFQNKPLLALPAPKKHPQPNYSHKCKNLKQVYALEVEELQSLKYSEDAESFEDSEQIVELAEQTEHMEISVHVLNGSMGFKCLRATGYNAKKPLLILIDTGSTHNFINSGLVKQLRCPATTTCSQIVAAANGSGMKVDKVCRLSWLLQGAEFEANFMLLPLANYDVVLGIEWLVTLGDIKMNFKKLTMEFFYKKIKHVLRGAENQIKSVNVGKIAKLSGNQPQLAMIQGIFDHQIILQNGIEHINKRPYRYPAVKMDIIEGLVKQMLDQGIIQPSSSPFASPIILVGKKDGT